The Phaseolus vulgaris cultivar G19833 chromosome 10, P. vulgaris v2.0, whole genome shotgun sequence DNA window GGTAAAGAATATTAAAGgcatttcaaataaaaggttaAATATATTAGCATAAAAACACCAAGTGgcataaaaaaaacatcattCACCACACCAAGGCCATGAAAATGACAAGTACCTAGTAGGGTTCCGAGAAGGAGCCCAAAGGACACATATCACCAGCAAGAGAGCATATGAAAGCAGACACCAGAAGGCTGGAATAATCCAAGCGATTTGCCACAACTCACTCAATGGATCAGTAGCATTGAAGTATAGCTGGTTGAACACAAAGAAGCCAGATAATTAGCAACACTGACACGCATAAAAATGCTAAAGTAAAAATGTTTTGAAACTCCGGCTCTAAAATTGCTAATTTCTGTACATCAAATATCTTTTCCAATAACTACCTCAAAGCCAATCCATGCAATGGACAGTAGCACAGACACCGCGAGTGTATTTGTAAACTTTCGGTAGAGCTCCAGTTTAGCTAAGTTTCTCCTTGTCTGCATCCATAAATAACAACACAATCAAAGAACAATAAGGGCAAACGTTACTCAGCCCGACCATTTCAAAAGGGTAAACAAGTCATGCCTGCTGAACCAAACACACTCAACTAGAGCTAACAGTTGTACAACAAAACAGTCAAAACTCAAACCAAGGCAGCACTCACTCCGTTACCATCATAAACTAAATCAACAACAACACACTAGATAACCCAAGGTTTTGGAATTGCCTGCAGTTTCTCCAAGGTTTTGGACAACGATGAGAAAATCCATAAAATGAAGCACGAGTCAAGGCAAACAACAGGGAGCACCAAAAGCAGCTTGGTCTTCCCGGAGAAGTCATTGATGTTCCCCAAATGCTCAACAAGCTCGAGGGCCTCGGAGGCAACAAAATACAGCAGACCAAGAAGCAGCACTCTGTAAGCAATCCTGTTCCCACCGAGCGTGGGGCGAACAACCCCATACCCCATGGAGACAACCAACAGCAGCAGCCGCGACAGCGTCTTCTTCACCGAAGTAAAGGTGACAGCCCAGAGGGTAACCCCCATGGGTCTAGTCCCAGTGGAGTTAAAATTAGCATACTCGAAATACCACACAGCCATCTCACACATTCCAAGCGCAATAACAGCGGTGATATGATAATGCAAGTGGATAATGTCTTTCCAAAACTGAACAAACCTCAAAAACCAACAAAGACCGAGTAAAAGATAAGCCAGAGACATGAAGCCATAGAGGGTCATGAGAGGGGCCATTTTGCCAGGCAAGTACCCTTTAGGGTTACGCCACACGGTCCTTCCCTGAATGGTGGTGCCCTTAAGGGAAGGGTCGCAGAACATGAAGTAGAGGTAGTACATACCAGTGGCGTTGATGTCAAGGGCCATTGTATCCATCTGGGCCTGTTCCTCGATTCCCTGGAAGAAGGTTTTGATGCGCTTCGGCAACTCGAGGTTATCCGGGTTCTTCTGGATTATCACTTCGCCGAGGTTGCAGATCCGCTCCTTGGCCAGCTTCGGATCGCAGCAAATCAAATCAGATTTCAGGTACGAACCTCCGATCCGGTTCCGATCCCGTACCTCTAGCACTATGGCCTCCACTAATCCCGTGTTCTGCTGCATCCTCCCCTGCACGCTTGCTGATTCAGGCGGACGTGTAAACGTCACCGTTTCGAACCTGAATCCAATTGATTGGAATCAGAAACCTTAACCCTAGAAATGAGAGAGTGAGTGAGTGAACGAGTGAAGGGGAACAAGACCTGATGAAGGATTTGGCCGTGAGCGCTTCGCTGCCACCGTGGAAGAAGAAGGCGTCGGAGCGGTGGGTGAAGGTCTCGTTGGAGTAGTCGTGGATGGAGGCATTGATCGGAGTCAGTAACAGTAAGAGGAGGAGAGGAAGCGCGTGAGACTCAAACGCCGTCATCATCGTCGTCGTCGTGAAACACGCACATGCAACAAGCAATGTGATGCGATGCAATAGAAGCAATCGAAATTGTGAAGAAACGAAACGGAACGGAAGAACCAATTTTGCAGCTTGAAACAAAAGTGAAAGTGAAGCTCAAAACGGTGATCATGCTTCAGTTAAATCCTTCgtcaaaaaccaaaagaaaaaaaaatattaattaaatttgaatttgtatttTAGTATAAATTAAATACTTCACGTGTACGTATTAAtcgaaaattatttttacaataacttttgcaataactatttttaaataaataaataaataaagattttgaattgGATATTTGGATGTTGGGTTCAAAGATGTGAAGATTTTAAAGAAGTGAAGCACCATGACTATGttcttcattcttttttttacttttgacaTGGTGGTTGGTTAACTTGTTAATTTTTAGAGTGTAGTTAGTGATTATGACATTTCAGTGTAAATCCAAAACAAAGATTGGTGAAAACAACTTATTAGTGTATACTTGATGCCCTTTCTCTCCTAAACAAAAGAACAAGACAAAGGACATATGAATAGGATTATTTACATTCTCCTTGGAGGTGAAGTGAATCATGAATAaccttaattaattaattaactatcCCATTAATCCATCTACCCCTTTTACCAGAAAGTAACAAGAAGTagcaaacaaaaattattttaattgctGGTTGAAAGTGGATGGAGAAATATTATCATGGATTGGTATCATTTTAAaaggttgttcaacaatttgAGACAAAGATACAGGATTTTATCATTGAATTCAAAGGATTCAACCAACTTTTTGTTTTTCAGTGTGAACTCTTCTAAATTTTTCAAACACATTTCTCAATTTGTTGGAAAATTAGAGTACACGGACGATGATTCCTTGCACTATGGTACCGAGGAGGAGCCTTCTTGTCTTTATTTTGTATAAGCTGGttgcttttttttctttttcacatcGAAAAATGAATACATTTCATATATAATTTCATATAGTATATATAAGTGAGTggtttataaaatttatgtttaaagtttattttttaatattatagtcAGGTTAGAGTCTATTTTATCGAATGTTTGTGTTGAATTTATCGAGTTACCCGTTGTCGAATCACTCATTAATATATAGTCTTTCACGAGTTGGAGGGTCTCAACTTGACAGAGAACGTGTTGGAAATTTCATATTGACTAAAAAGTATATaagtaaatacaaattttatttcataaaattgagttagatttaaaatttggtcgtataaaatattttttgccCAATAGATAACAAAATCATATCGACAAAGCACCATTGTTTTTGTAGCAGCCATAGTATTTCTAAATGCAATGGCTTAATAGTGATGGGGTTGTTTGTGCATCGCTTTACACCATCATGTTTTCTAtctttattttactttaaaagcTACCCTCTTTCCATgactcttctttctttcatttcttGCTTTTTTCTATGTGCATTAACCGTGTTGTGTCATACTCAACTATTTCTATCTGGTGATAGATATGTATATGACCATGATGATCTTCTTTTCAAAGTTCTAAAGTAATGCTACTTGTTCACACTACCATATTGGGTTTAGGTGGAAAAAAGTCCATTCTGGTCACATTAATTTATACTATTGAACAATCTCAGAACTTTCCTTGCTCTCACTTTCACCATTAGATAATTGATTAATTGAATGTTGTTAGATTCTATATGATGTTAATCTTGCCTCCAAAGTACATTTTTTGAATATGAGAACTCGTTCAcattgtttttgtatttttttaatcttgcTTTCATTGGACTGGTTTTGCAGAACACGTAGGTgggaataaattcaaaacaaaaaactatGGCAAACAAGACATATTCAGATTAATTTGTTTGATGAAGGGACACAGATTCATCAAAAC harbors:
- the LOC137818570 gene encoding uncharacterized protein: MMTAFESHALPLLLLLLLTPINASIHDYSNETFTHRSDAFFFHGGSEALTAKSFIRFETVTFTRPPESASVQGRMQQNTGLVEAIVLEVRDRNRIGGSYLKSDLICCDPKLAKERICNLGEVIIQKNPDNLELPKRIKTFFQGIEEQAQMDTMALDINATGMYYLYFMFCDPSLKGTTIQGRTVWRNPKGYLPGKMAPLMTLYGFMSLAYLLLGLCWFLRFVQFWKDIIHLHYHITAVIALGMCEMAVWYFEYANFNSTGTRPMGVTLWAVTFTSVKKTLSRLLLLVVSMGYGVVRPTLGGNRIAYRVLLLGLLYFVASEALELVEHLGNINDFSGKTKLLLVLPVVCLDSCFILWIFSSLSKTLEKLQTRRNLAKLELYRKFTNTLAVSVLLSIAWIGFELYFNATDPLSELWQIAWIIPAFWCLLSYALLLVICVLWAPSRNPTRYAYLEETGDDFDEEGISLTSSVAKITGDVAAKLDRKTDLAFGEDLEEDKRE